The Calliphora vicina chromosome 3, idCalVici1.1, whole genome shotgun sequence genome contains a region encoding:
- the Arr2 gene encoding phosrestin-1 yields the protein MVVSVKVFKKATPNGKVTFYLGRRDFIDHLDYIDPVDGVIVVDPDYLKNRKVFGQLATIYRYGREEDEVMGVKFSKELILCREQIVPMGNSNMEMTPTQEKLVRKLGSNAHPFTFHFPPNSPSSVTLQQEGDDLGKPLGVEYTIRAYVADSEDDRQHKRSMVSLVIKKLQYAPPTRGQRLPSSLVSKGFTFSNGKISLEVTLDREIYYHGEKVAATVQINNNSKKAVKNIKVFIIQHTEITMVNAQFSKHVAQLETKEGCPITPGANLSKTFYLIPLASNNKDRHGIALDGHLKDEDVNLASSTMVQDGKSTGDACGIVISYSVRIKLNCGTLGGEIQTDVPFKLLQPAPGSVEKKRSNAMKKMKSIEQHRNTKGYYQDDDDNIVFEDFAKMRNNNADVMD from the exons ATGGTTGTATCGGTTAAAGTTTTTAAGAAGGCTACACCCAATGGAAAAGTTACTTTCTATTTGGGTCGTCGCGATTTCATTGACCATTTGGATTATATTGACCCCGTCGATGGCGTGATTGTGGTAGATCCGGATTATTTGAAAAATCGCAAAGTATTTGGCCAATTAGCCACCATATATCGCTATGGCCGCGAAGAGGATGAAGTCATGGGAGTAAAGTTCTCCAAAGAACTAATTTTATGCCGTGAACAGATTGTGCCCATGGGTAATTCCAATATGGAAATGACTCCAACCCAAGAGAAATTGGTGCGCAAGCTAGGCTCCAATGCTCATCCCTTTACCTTCCATTTCCCACCAAATTCACCCAGCTCGGTTACATTGCAACAAGAAGGCGATGACTTAGGCAAACCCTTGGGTGTGGAATATACCATCCGTGCCTATGTGGCCGATTCCGAAGATGATCGCCAACACAAACGCAGCATGGTCAGTTTGGTTATTAAGAAATTGCAATATGCTCCCCCAACTAGGGGCCAACGTTTGCCCAGCTCGTTGGTGAGCAAAGGTTTCACCTTTTCAAATGGCAAAATCAGTTTGGAGGTCACTTTGGATCGTGAGATTTACTATCATGGCGAAAAAGTGGCTGCCACCGTGCAGATCAATAACAATTCTAAGAAGGCTGTGAAGAATATTAAAGTTTTCATTATTCAACACACGGAGATTACAATGGTGAATGCTCAGTTTAGCAAACATGTAGCGCAATTGGAGACAAAAGAGGGCTGTCCCATAACACCTGGAGCTAATTTGTCAAAGACATTTTATTTGATTCCACTGGCATCGAATAATAAAGATCGTCATG GTATTGCTTTGGACGGTCATCTTAAGGATGAGGATGTGAATTTGGCCTCTTCGACTATGGTACAAGATGGAAAATCAACCGGTGATGCTTGCGGTATTGTGATCTCATACTCGGTGCGTATTAAACTTAACTGTGGCACATTGGGCGGTGAAATTCAAACTGATGTACCCTTCAAACTTCTACAACCGGCACCTg gATCCGTTGAAAAGAAACGCTCGAATGCCATGAAGAAAATGAAGTCAATTGAACAGCATCGCAATACAAAGGGTTACTATCAGGACGATGATGATAATATTGTCTTTGAAGATTTTGCCAAAATGCGCAATAATAATGCGGATGTGATGGATTAA
- the Pex7 gene encoding peroxisomal targeting signal 2 receptor, translating to MYSTYTTAERHGYSVQFSTFETDRLLLATSQLYGLAGGGSLFLLQNLPNNKGLTEVARLEWSDGLFDVAWCPYGNNIACTASGDGSLQIWSGLDGAFDALETANCVKVPQKPVMCLREHKNEVYSVDWSEKWNYHQILSGSWDGAIKLWDCNRQKSVATYMGHSDLIYSAKFSPLVANIFASVGTDGLLNLWNSFDFSGKPLMCVKAAHDSEILSLDWSQYDRNVLVTGGADGLVRGWDLRNMRQHVFELFSGEFAVRRLAFSPHKASVLASANYDFTTRIWDFGVSADAIEVHEHHTEFVCGLDWNANTPHQLVDCGWDSVVNVFTPKTLKL from the exons ATGTACTCCACATATACCACAGCTGAACGCCATGGTTACAGTGTGcaattttcaacatttgaaaCAGATCGACTACTGCTTGCAACAAG CCAACTTTATGGTTTAGCAGGCGGCGgttctttatttcttttacaGAATCTTCCCAACAACAAGGGTCTTACCGAGGTGGCACGTCTCGAATGGTCTGATGGTCTGTTTGATGTAGCTTGGTGTCCATACGGCAACAATATCGCCTGTACCGCTTCGGGTGATGGTTCATTGCAAATCTGGTCTGGTCTCGATGGGGCTTTCGATGCCTTGGAAACGGCAAACTGTGTGAAAGTGCCCCAGAAACCAGTTATGTGTTTGCGTGAACATAAAAACGAGGTATACAGTGTGGATTGGAGTGAAAAATGGAATTATCATCAGATACTGTCGGGCAGTTGGGATGGTGCGATTAAGTTGTGGGATTGTAATCGCCAGAAGTCGGTAGCCACCTATATGGGTCACTCCGATCTGATATATAGTGCAAAATTCTCACCCTTAGTGGCAAATATTTTTGCTAGCGTAGGTACCGATGGTTTATTAAACTTATGGaattcttttgatttttcaGGTAAACCTTTGATGTGCGTTAAGGCGGCCCATGACAGTGAAATCTTATCGTTGGACTGGAGCCAGTACGATCGCAATGTCTTGGTGACGGGTGGTGCTGATGGCTTGGTGCGCGGTTGGGATTTAAGGAATATGCGCCAGCATGTATTTGAATTGTTTTCCGGAGAATTTGCCGTAAGACGTTTGGCGTTTTCGCCTCATAAGGCTTCGGTGTTGGCTTCAGCAAATTATGATTTTACCACTAG AATTTGGGACTTTGGTGTTTCAGCAGATGCCATTGAGGTACATGAACATCATACTGAATTCGTTTGTGGTCTAGACTGGAATGCCAATACACCACATCAGTTAGTAGACTGTGGCTGGGATAGTGTGGTCAATGTGTTTACACCCAAAACCTTAAAACTGTGA